A portion of the Candidatus Aenigmatarchaeota archaeon genome contains these proteins:
- the nuoB gene encoding NADH-quinone oxidoreductase subunit NuoB: protein KSSILDTDYFIGIGVCMVIKKSPWITLVNCSECNGCSIECLPLITPRYDIERLGVLLKASPRHADILLVGGPTNEKTKHILRSVYDQMPKDKKVIAVGNCAITGCVFKDSYCVKQRVDEVIPVDMYIPGCPPRPEEIMFGIIKLLGDGNKNKRNKK from the coding sequence AAATCTTCTATACTTGATACTGATTATTTTATTGGTATTGGTGTTTGTATGGTAATAAAAAAATCTCCATGGATAACACTGGTCAATTGTAGCGAATGTAATGGGTGTTCAATTGAATGTTTGCCTCTAATAACACCAAGGTATGACATAGAAAGGTTGGGCGTATTATTGAAAGCATCGCCTAGACATGCTGACATACTTCTTGTCGGCGGGCCAACAAATGAAAAAACTAAGCATATTTTAAGAAGTGTTTATGACCAAATGCCGAAAGATAAAAAAGTTATAGCTGTTGGAAATTGTGCTATTACTGGATGCGTATTTAAGGACAGTTACTGTGTAAAGCAAAGAGTTGATGAAGTTATCCCAGTTGATATGTATATACCAGGATGCCCCCCAAGACCCGAGGAAATAATGTTTGGGATAATAAAATTATTGGGTGATGGAAATAAGAATAAAAGAAATAAAAAATGA
- a CDS encoding NADH-quinone oxidoreductase subunit C translates to MEIRIKEIKNEEFKIEMEKMKDRRLIAIVGVDEGKDLSVYYIFDGENDVDSIKIKVPEKKPKIPTIIFNFPSAELYEREVHDFFGIEFEGNPNLHEKLFLPQDYRGKPPLLRRGD, encoded by the coding sequence ATGGAAATAAGAATAAAAGAAATAAAAAATGAGGAATTCAAGATAGAAATGGAAAAAATGAAGGATAGGAGATTGATAGCTATAGTAGGTGTTGATGAAGGAAAGGACTTGTCAGTATATTATATATTTGATGGAGAAAATGATGTTGATTCAATCAAAATAAAAGTTCCGGAAAAAAAACCAAAAATACCTACAATTATTTTCAACTTTCCATCAGCAGAATTGTACGAGAGAGAAGTTCACGATTTTTTTGGAATAGAATTTGAGGGCAATCCCAATTTACATGAGAAATTGTTTTTACCACAAGATTACAGGGGTAAACCACCGCTTTTGAGGAGAGGGGATTAA